In a genomic window of Trachemys scripta elegans isolate TJP31775 chromosome 12, CAS_Tse_1.0, whole genome shotgun sequence:
- the LOC117885373 gene encoding ribonuclease-like, with product MAMAPSGPRPMLLLILALLAASLTLSSGMPWNLLNDIFNQHHVDHPKTPPSNLNTYCNNMMWKRGIYWKLVNTFIHKPIPSINSICSGGGTDIQGGLRRSTAVFLTTKCTFNPLIFSYTGTQISHQIVIACWKGLPVNYRE from the coding sequence ATGGCCATGGCTCCAAGTGGACCCCGCCCCATGCTCCTGCTGATCCTCGCCCTGCTGGCAGCCAGCCTGACCCTGTCCAGCGGGATGCCATGGAATCTGCTGAATGATATATTCAATCAGCACCATGTGGACCATCCAAAGACCCCACCCTCCAACCTCAACACCTACTGCAACAATATGATGTGGAAGCGGGGAATATACTGGAAGCTAGTCAACACCTTCATTCACAAACCCATCCCATCCATCAACAGCATCTGCTCTGGGGGTGGAACTGACATCCAAGGTGGCCTACGCAGGAGCACTGCTGTCTTTCTCACCACCAAATGCACATTTAACCCACTGATCTTCTCTTACACCGGCACACAGATTTCTCATCAAATTGTCATCGCCTGCTGGAAGGGGCTCCCTGTGAACTATAGGGAATAG